In Chitinophagaceae bacterium, the genomic window GCAGTGAGTGGAAGCAAAACAGCGAGTGGTTCTCCGATACTTTGTGGTGATCCGCACCTTGGATTGAATCTCCCTTCCATCTGGTATCAGATGCAGTTGGTGAGTCCGGATTGTAATGCTACCGGAGTTTCACTTCCGGGAGTGCCTACAGTTATCATAGGTTTTAATGACAGCATTGCATGGAGCGAGACAAATGTGGATGCTGATATTCTGGATTGGTACAGTGTGCAGTTTAAAGATGACACACACAAAGAATATTTCTATAATAACGAATGGAAGCAGACTACAGCAAGAATTGAAGTGATTAAGGTTCGCGGAGAGAAAGATGTGGTTGATACAGTTTTTTATACACAACACGGACCGGTTGTAACTATGGGGGATAAAAAACTAATGCGAACCAATTTCCCGGTAGGATATGCGATGCGTTGGCTGGGCCATGACCATTCTGCTGAATTGAATACCTTTCTTTTACTGGATCGTGCAAAAAATTATGATGATTATGTACATGCGATGAGTTTCTTTGAATGCCCTGCACAAAATTTTATTTATGCTGATGCTGCCAATAACATTGCCATCTGGGTGAATGGAAAATTTCCGCTGAAATGGAAAAACCAGGGAAAGTTTCTTCTCGATGGATCAAAGCCGGAGAACGACTGGCAGGGTTGGGTGCCTCATGACCAGGACCCTCATGTTAAAAATCCAGAAAGAGGATTTGTAAGTTCTGCCAATCAGCTATCAACCGATTCCACTTATCCATATTATATCAATTGGCAAATGGATGCACCAATGCGCGCTCATCGAATCAACCAACAACTTTCCGGCATGAGTGGAATTACTTCGGAAGAAATGCGTATTCTTCAGTATGATAATAAAAATATGGTGGCTGATTTTGTGATAACGGAAATGATAGCAGGTGTTGATGAAACGAAATTGAATGATTTGCAAAAGCAACAGTTCCAATTATTGAAGAATTGGGATTTAATGGCAAACACCAACAGTACTGAACAAACAGTGTTTAATGCATGGTGGATTAATTTAAAGACAGTGATATGGGATGATGAATTAGGCAAAGAAGGATTGGAATATCCAAGTACGGATATTTCATTGCAAACTGTTAAATACAATATCAACAAGCGATGGATTGATAATGTAAATACACCTGAAATCGAAACGCTTCAGCAATTAATCAATCAATCTTATCTTAGTGCAATTGATTCACTTCAAAAAAAATACGGAGCAGATACAAAGGACTGGCAGTGGGCACAGGTAAAAAATACGCATGTGAATCACCTGCTTCATATTCCGGCATTGAGCAGAATTCCTGTAATCGCGCCGGGCAATTCAGGAATAGTGAATGCCACAGGTTACGATCACGGCCCATCGTGGAGAATGATTATTGAATTGGGTAATAAAGTCAAAGCATTCGGAATTTATCCGGGCGGACAATCCGGAAATCCCGGATCACCATTTTACGAAAACATGATTGATCCATGGAGCAAAGGTTTGCAAAATGAATTGTTGATCCTGCATGATGAGCAGGAAAAAGATTCGAGGATTGTTTCAACTATCACCCTTTCAAATTAGCAAATGCTTCTATTTCTTTTAATTGCTTTAGCAAGTGCGGCTTTACAAATCTGGTTTCCGTGGTGGAGCATGGTGATTGCTGCCGCAGTGCTTTCTTTTTTAATGGGGAAAAATTTCAAGCAAGCTTTTTCTATCGGGTTTCGTTGCCTGTGGATTAGTATGGCTGGTGTATGCAATGATGATCACTTCCACCGAAGGAAGTCTGATGACAGACCGCATCGCATTGCTTTTTACATTGCCTGCATCCTGGTTACTGTATGTGATTAGCTTTGTGATAGCAGCTACCGGTGGCGGGCTTGGAGCGTCCTTCGGATATTCTTTAAAAAAATTAAATTGATTCGGCCTGTAAAACGATATGAGCTTAATTGAAAACATACGACTTGCTTTACGCGCCATTTTCGGCAACCTGATGCGCACTGTACTTACCTGTCTCATCATTGCTTTTGGCATCATGGCACTTGTAGGTATTTTGACTGCTATCGACAGCCTGGAGAGTTCGATTAAAAGCAATTTCTCAAGCATGGGCTCCAACTCATTTTCTATTGAGCGAAAGTGGAATGATATGAGGGGAGGTGGCGGAGGGGAAGATGAAAAACCAGGCCCGCCTATTTTATACCGCGAGTCTGTATTATTTAAAGACCGGTATAATTATCCTGCACAGGTTTCAGTTTCTGAAAACATTACCGGCATTTCAACAATTAAGTATGAATCAAAAAAAACCAACCCTAATGTGTTGGTTACCGGAGTGGATGAAAACTTTTTGTTGACCACCGGAAACCAGGTTGCATTGGGACGTTTCTTTACACTTGATGAAGTGAAAGAAGGATCTCCGGTGATCGTTTTGGGGAAGGATGTGGTTGATAAAATTTTTGGTACCAAAGAAGATCCTGTCAACAAGTTTGTTTCTATGTATGCAATGCGTTACAGGGTGATTGGCGTGCTGGGTGCAAAAGGTTCCAGTATGGTATCTCGTGGCGATAATGTGGTTTTGATTCCCATTCTGAATGCGATCCGCAATTTTATGGGTCACAATAATTCCGTAAATATGGATGTGAATGTGAGCTCTATTGACCAGTTGCAACCTGCTATTGATGAAGCCACCAGTTTATTCCGCAACATTCGGGGATTAAGGTTAGGAGAGGAAGATGACTTCAAAATATCGAAGAGCGATGAGCTGGCCAATGAGTTAATTGGAAATATTCAATATGTAACGTATGCTGCTACGTTAATCGGAATCATCACCTTATTCGGTGCGGCGATTGGATTAATGAATATCATGCTGGTTTCCGTAACTGAACGAACACGCGAAATAGGAGTGAGCAAAGCGTTAGGTGCCACGCGAAAAGAAATCCGTGCACAGTTTCTTACGGAAGCCATTGTGATTTGTCAGCTTGGTGGCATACTGGGAATTATACTTGGGATATTGGTAGGTAACCTTGTCTCCCTCGTGCTTGGAGCCAGTTTCATTATTCCATGGCTGTGGATTGTTGCAGGTATAATTTTTTGTTTTATTGTTGGCTTGGTTTCCGGTTTATATCCGGCAGTAAAAGCTTCACGACTTGATCCGATTGAAGCGTTGCGTTATGAGTAACAGAGAACAACAACATGCATTATCGTTTTGCTGCACTACTATTTTTTCCTCCCAAAATTATAATGGATACCAAGACTTAAAGTCTTATAGACGTGAGCCTGAACATGTTCAGAGAAATAATTTTTAGGATAATAATTAGAAAACGGATTCTGAATACCACGATAAATAAATCCATATCCCATGGAGAGCAAATCGGTGTTTAGAGAGATTCGGTCGGATATAAAGTATTCGAATCCGAGTGTTCCTCCTAAACCGTAATACAAATTGTTGTAAGAACTGAAAGAAGGCTTTTCATAAACGTTCTTATAGTGATAAAAAGTAAAATAAGCAGAAGGTGTAAAGTAAAGTCCCTTTACAATTTTGAGCTTTGTCTCTGCTCCTGCGTAAGCGGCATAATGTACATTGATGGAAGGGTTGTCAGGATTATCATACTGCCGGATTGTTCCGCCACCATCACCGAAAGGTAGAAAACCAAGATCAAGGTATATTTTTTTACTGATCAAAAATTCACCTGTTAAAGCAAAATTTGGGTAAGGCTTATAAAAATCAGTGTTTAAAGATGTTTGAATATAATCCGGAACATTAATAAACTCCACGCCGAATGAATTTTTAAACAAAGGAGTTTTGATAACGGTTTGACAAAAAGCGTTTCCTGCTAAGAACAGAAAGCATACAGAAATGATGGATTTTTTCATTTGAAACATTAATTAAATGTAAAGATTTTGTTTTTCAACTGCACCTGTCTTTATGTAAAATCCTATAGGGCGTATTCATAAATTGCCGGCATTGGAACGAGAAACGTAATTTTGTGATCAATAGTTATTTGTGGAAGAAAAATTTTCAGCGGGCGATAAAGTGTTCCTCATCCATTTGCAGGAAGAAGGTATTGTTACACGGTTGAATGGTGCCGGAATGGTGTATGTTCAATTGAGTGACATGGAGATTCCTGTTTATTGTACTGATATCACAAAGGATATACCTCAAAAAAAAATGCAGCATGAAACAGTTAAAACACAGAATCCCAGTGTCACTAATAACCAAGTGCTGCCATTGCAAAAAAAAGACAGTGGACTATTTCTCTCATTTGAACCTGAAAAGGACCAGGCCGGAGATATCAGACAATTTAAAGTAAGTCTTATAAATGATACAGTTTATTCTGTCATGTTTCGTTACCGTTTTTTCTTATCAGGAAATATTCATTTTAAACTGGATAAAACTGCACTGCCTTACCAGGTTTTCCTGTTGCATGAAATTGCTTATGATGCTTTGAATGAAATGCCTGAAGTTGATTTGCATGTACGGGATGAGATGAATGAGGTGATGAAAGGCGATCTTCAACAAAAAATTAAACCGCAGAATTTTTTTAATAAGACG contains:
- a CDS encoding penicillin acylase family protein; translation: MKWFRSILLALLCICYCYVLNTKMGDIPPLGKLLSPFNGFWQNNESGKIAETELTITGLIAPVKVVMDNNMVPHIFARNNHDLYLAQGYIHAKYRLWQMEFQTHAAAGRISEIIGAKALPYDRQQRNFGMVYAAENAESNMMADPMMKEAGSAYTEGVNAYIKNLCSKDLPVEYKLLDYKPEPWTTLKCALLLKYMTYDLAGASSDLATSNILKQYGQTAIDSLFNGHAYLSEPIIPAGTTWDFVPLPIPAAPFQVISEVPAVKPDHTPNPDNGSNNWAVSGSKTASGSPILCGDPHLGLNLPSIWYQMQLVSPDCNATGVSLPGVPTVIIGFNDSIAWSETNVDADILDWYSVQFKDDTHKEYFYNNEWKQTTARIEVIKVRGEKDVVDTVFYTQHGPVVTMGDKKLMRTNFPVGYAMRWLGHDHSAELNTFLLLDRAKNYDDYVHAMSFFECPAQNFIYADAANNIAIWVNGKFPLKWKNQGKFLLDGSKPENDWQGWVPHDQDPHVKNPERGFVSSANQLSTDSTYPYYINWQMDAPMRAHRINQQLSGMSGITSEEMRILQYDNKNMVADFVITEMIAGVDETKLNDLQKQQFQLLKNWDLMANTNSTEQTVFNAWWINLKTVIWDDELGKEGLEYPSTDISLQTVKYNINKRWIDNVNTPEIETLQQLINQSYLSAIDSLQKKYGADTKDWQWAQVKNTHVNHLLHIPALSRIPVIAPGNSGIVNATGYDHGPSWRMIIELGNKVKAFGIYPGGQSGNPGSPFYENMIDPWSKGLQNELLILHDEQEKDSRIVSTITLSN
- a CDS encoding ABC transporter permease, with translation MSLIENIRLALRAIFGNLMRTVLTCLIIAFGIMALVGILTAIDSLESSIKSNFSSMGSNSFSIERKWNDMRGGGGGEDEKPGPPILYRESVLFKDRYNYPAQVSVSENITGISTIKYESKKTNPNVLVTGVDENFLLTTGNQVALGRFFTLDEVKEGSPVIVLGKDVVDKIFGTKEDPVNKFVSMYAMRYRVIGVLGAKGSSMVSRGDNVVLIPILNAIRNFMGHNNSVNMDVNVSSIDQLQPAIDEATSLFRNIRGLRLGEEDDFKISKSDELANELIGNIQYVTYAATLIGIITLFGAAIGLMNIMLVSVTERTREIGVSKALGATRKEIRAQFLTEAIVICQLGGILGIILGILVGNLVSLVLGASFIIPWLWIVAGIIFCFIVGLVSGLYPAVKASRLDPIEALRYE
- a CDS encoding Smr/MutS family protein: MEEKFSAGDKVFLIHLQEEGIVTRLNGAGMVYVQLSDMEIPVYCTDITKDIPQKKMQHETVKTQNPSVTNNQVLPLQKKDSGLFLSFEPEKDQAGDIRQFKVSLINDTVYSVMFRYRFFLSGNIHFKLDKTALPYQVFLLHEIAYDALNEMPEVDLHVRDEMNEVMKGDLQQKIKPQNFFNKTGAMPLKGNEAYIYNINTVSLKKIVPRQEIKPRVAFDLSLLKEMMMDSPVNKDTDVVVADREVDLHIEKLVIDSGKMSNAEMLHLQLAKFQQTLDRAIAGGVDRLYIIHGNGKGKLKKEIHHLLKSYKEVKSFNNDYHPKYAFGATEIILH